In one Candidatus Pelagibacter sp. HTCC7211 genomic region, the following are encoded:
- a CDS encoding class I SAM-dependent methyltransferase, whose translation MVSLKNWDNKTWLSSNKYIHSFNKFILKQIKLNKYSRVLDIGCGRGKIIANLSSKLNLHYKPIGLDIENHKDKSKKIIFKTTDALSFISKTKLKFDLILIKQTIHLLKKKEIKKLLYICKNKLNVNGKIIILSLDPKKNEIPTFFLMKKKLHKSLKRDKSYFDLIKKNYPKIIIKQFIFKVKISKIKYIQMIKKRYISTLLSFNEKQIADGLIEIKNKYKKELKFRDRLICLIIRN comes from the coding sequence ATGGTTTCACTTAAAAATTGGGATAATAAAACTTGGTTATCATCAAATAAATATATTCACTCTTTCAATAAATTTATATTAAAACAAATAAAACTTAATAAATATTCTAGAGTTTTAGATATTGGATGTGGTAGAGGAAAAATTATAGCTAATTTATCGAGTAAACTTAATCTACATTATAAACCTATTGGTCTAGATATTGAAAATCATAAAGACAAAAGTAAAAAGATTATTTTTAAAACTACAGATGCTTTATCCTTCATTTCAAAAACTAAATTAAAGTTTGATTTAATCTTAATAAAACAAACAATTCATTTATTAAAAAAAAAAGAAATCAAAAAACTTCTGTATATTTGTAAAAATAAACTTAATGTTAATGGTAAAATTATAATTTTAAGTTTAGACCCAAAAAAAAATGAAATTCCAACCTTTTTTTTAATGAAAAAAAAATTACATAAATCATTAAAAAGAGACAAAAGTTATTTTGATTTAATTAAAAAAAATTATCCAAAAATAATTATTAAGCAATTTATATTTAAAGTTAAAATTTCAAAAATAAAATATATTCAGATGATAAAAAAAAGATATATTTCTACTTTACTTAGTTTTAATGAAAAACAAATAGCAGATGGTTTAATCGAAATTAAGAATAAATATAAAAAAGAGCTAAAGTTTAGAGATAGATTGATTTGTTTGATAATAAGAAACTAG
- a CDS encoding ABC transporter ATP-binding protein — translation MSENQIIINNLSKFYNNGFKALEKVNLNIKKGEIFAMLGPNGAGKTTLISIICGIVKPSSGKVTVDGYDIIDDYRETRSRIGLVPQELTLEQFETVFNNISYSRGLYGKKPNPKHIEKILKDLSLWDKKDQRLRQLSGGMKRRVLIAKALSHEPSILFLDEPTAGVDVELRKDMWNAVEELRKSGVTIILTTHYIEEAEAIADRVGVINQGEIIVVEETKELLKKMGQKKLTVYLQEEVLEIPNSLKKYNLKIREDNISLDYTYNVQAKQTGITNLLQDLKDEGLKLRDLKTEQNSLEKIFVSLVKENNEI, via the coding sequence ATGTCTGAAAATCAAATAATTATTAACAATCTATCAAAATTTTATAATAACGGCTTCAAAGCTTTAGAAAAAGTAAATCTTAATATTAAAAAAGGGGAAATCTTTGCAATGTTAGGACCCAATGGTGCTGGTAAAACAACTCTAATTAGTATTATTTGTGGAATAGTTAAACCATCATCAGGTAAAGTTACAGTTGATGGTTATGATATTATAGATGATTATAGAGAAACCAGATCGAGAATTGGATTAGTGCCTCAAGAATTAACATTAGAACAGTTTGAAACCGTGTTTAACAACATAAGTTATTCAAGGGGTTTATACGGAAAGAAACCTAACCCAAAACATATAGAAAAAATTCTTAAAGATTTGAGTCTTTGGGATAAAAAAGATCAAAGATTAAGACAATTATCAGGTGGAATGAAGAGACGAGTTTTAATAGCCAAAGCTTTATCTCACGAACCATCAATTTTATTTTTAGACGAACCTACAGCTGGTGTTGATGTGGAGCTTAGAAAAGATATGTGGAATGCCGTAGAAGAGTTAAGAAAATCAGGAGTTACTATTATCTTAACCACACACTATATTGAAGAAGCTGAAGCGATAGCTGATAGGGTAGGTGTTATAAACCAAGGAGAAATAATTGTAGTAGAAGAAACAAAAGAATTATTAAAAAAAATGGGTCAAAAAAAATTAACTGTATATCTTCAAGAGGAAGTATTAGAAATTCCGAATAGCTTGAAAAAATACAATCTTAAAATTAGAGAAGATAATATATCCCTGGATTATACTTACAATGTTCAAGCAAAACAAACTGGAATTACAAATTTACTTCAAGATTTAAAAGATGAAGGTTTAAAATTAAGAGATTTGAAAACAGAGCAAAATTCATTAGAAAAAATATTTGTTAGTTTGGTTAAGGAGAATAATGAAATTTAA
- a CDS encoding ABC transporter permease: MEKLDNPSELNLIIKYAFKDLSRNYKKLSSIIITLFISLFILSAIFTIEDSLKKELNDNAKALLGGDLEIDYNRNEGDLDLVNQVKKFTTISQMIEFSTMVSTIDREKNKSLFTRIKTVDTKYPLYGEVDYEPAGAFDRMHNEPNTLLINESLSKNLDLKINDKIKVQNQLFTIIGIVKSVPDVSGFVAFGDWALAGDQTLEILKLNGIGSFLNYEYKVKFNEVENARELEKRIENIFKDDQKVQLRYPENSASGLKRIINNFSQFLSLVSISAMLIAGIGIANTLLSFINQNNMSIAVRKAVGFYSGNIKTLYYLQLLILLLMITTLAYGSSFLIVPIVDQYLSDGLGLNVSPVFSFVNYIKIFLVGLLVLIIFSIPTISSIDQVKASNLFRNVFQNLEFYYSKKSIALSLILLSILVLLFSFGSERPIYSFGYFVAFFVCLIVFFLLSKIIIYFLKKFKSSSNISLKVSIKNITQTKSITPITIMSLGLGVTLLLTLALVGTNFQREIAKSIPDIAPDYFFVGIQKGEKEIFEKNILNMDFNAKIEVVPMVSSGIIKINGVNPNTYIQPDNDSFWVIESDRRSSWTDEVPEDNPLTEGKWWDLTKPNQLQISLDAEVAKNLNIKLGDVFTLNIYGREIDGKIVNFRAVDYRDLNINFAMLFNPQFANNIPHEYLATAKFETIEKFDETSMLDVLPSLSMIKIADYLNKVTDVLNKVFIAVTLISAVTIIIGLIVISSAIMVQGKVKEYQNLVFKILGFSKKEVILSSLIEFIIIFKSVILISIFFAVIGSKFIMENIFELVWKFDFKVLIYLGSSIGLVTLILILLTNLKYLNPKIYPLIRNQ, translated from the coding sequence ATGGAAAAATTAGATAATCCATCTGAATTAAATTTAATTATTAAGTATGCTTTTAAAGATTTAAGCAGAAATTATAAAAAATTATCAAGTATTATAATAACACTTTTTATTAGCCTTTTCATTTTAAGTGCCATCTTCACAATTGAAGATAGTTTAAAAAAGGAACTTAACGATAACGCTAAAGCTTTGTTAGGTGGTGATCTTGAAATAGATTATAATCGAAATGAAGGAGATCTCGATCTTGTCAATCAAGTAAAAAAATTTACAACTATTTCTCAAATGATTGAGTTCAGTACAATGGTCTCAACCATTGATAGAGAAAAAAACAAATCTCTTTTTACCAGAATAAAAACTGTCGATACGAAATATCCTTTATACGGTGAGGTGGATTATGAACCTGCGGGTGCGTTTGATAGAATGCATAATGAGCCAAATACTTTGTTAATAAATGAAAGTTTATCCAAAAATTTAGATCTAAAAATTAATGACAAAATTAAAGTTCAAAATCAATTATTTACAATTATAGGAATTGTAAAATCTGTGCCAGATGTCAGTGGATTTGTTGCGTTTGGTGACTGGGCACTTGCAGGTGATCAAACATTAGAAATATTAAAACTTAATGGTATCGGAAGTTTTCTAAATTATGAATACAAAGTAAAATTTAATGAAGTAGAGAATGCCAGAGAACTAGAGAAAAGAATTGAAAATATATTTAAAGATGATCAAAAAGTTCAGCTTAGGTATCCTGAAAATTCTGCAAGTGGATTAAAGAGAATTATCAATAATTTTTCACAGTTTTTATCGTTAGTCTCTATCAGTGCAATGTTAATTGCAGGAATTGGGATAGCAAATACTCTTCTTTCTTTTATCAATCAAAACAATATGTCAATTGCAGTTAGAAAAGCTGTTGGGTTTTACTCAGGAAACATTAAAACACTATATTATCTTCAATTGTTAATTTTGCTTTTAATGATCACCACTTTAGCTTATGGCTCAAGTTTTTTAATAGTTCCTATTGTAGATCAATATTTATCAGATGGATTGGGACTTAATGTTTCTCCAGTATTTTCATTTGTTAACTATATAAAAATTTTTTTAGTTGGATTATTGGTTCTAATTATTTTTTCAATTCCGACCATAAGTTCAATCGATCAAGTCAAAGCCTCAAATTTATTTAGAAATGTTTTTCAAAATTTAGAATTTTATTATTCAAAAAAATCAATAGCTTTAAGTCTTATATTGTTATCCATTTTAGTTCTTTTATTTAGCTTTGGTTCTGAGAGACCTATCTACAGTTTTGGGTATTTTGTGGCTTTTTTTGTTTGTTTAATTGTATTTTTTTTACTATCAAAAATAATCATTTATTTTTTAAAAAAATTTAAATCTTCTTCTAATATATCTCTAAAAGTATCTATTAAAAATATCACTCAAACCAAAAGTATTACTCCAATTACAATTATGTCTTTAGGGTTGGGAGTTACTTTGCTTTTAACTCTCGCATTAGTTGGAACAAATTTTCAAAGAGAAATTGCAAAATCTATACCTGATATTGCTCCTGACTATTTTTTTGTTGGGATTCAAAAAGGAGAAAAAGAAATATTTGAAAAAAATATATTGAATATGGATTTCAATGCCAAAATTGAAGTGGTACCGATGGTGTCATCTGGAATTATTAAAATTAATGGTGTTAATCCAAATACTTATATCCAACCTGATAATGATAGTTTCTGGGTTATTGAAAGTGACAGAAGATCTTCATGGACCGATGAAGTTCCAGAAGATAATCCGTTAACTGAAGGTAAATGGTGGGATCTTACCAAACCCAATCAGCTTCAAATTTCTTTAGATGCCGAAGTTGCAAAAAATTTAAATATTAAATTAGGTGATGTATTCACTCTTAATATTTATGGTAGAGAAATTGATGGTAAGATAGTTAATTTTAGAGCTGTAGATTACCGTGATCTTAATATTAATTTTGCAATGCTATTTAATCCTCAATTTGCAAACAATATTCCTCATGAATATTTAGCAACTGCTAAATTTGAAACAATTGAAAAATTTGATGAAACTTCAATGTTGGATGTATTGCCGAGTTTATCCATGATTAAGATTGCTGACTATTTAAATAAAGTAACTGATGTTTTAAATAAAGTTTTTATCGCTGTAACCCTTATTTCGGCAGTCACTATTATTATTGGTTTAATTGTTATTTCTAGCGCTATTATGGTTCAAGGAAAAGTAAAAGAATACCAAAATTTAGTATTTAAAATTTTAGGGTTTTCAAAAAAAGAAGTGATTTTATCATCACTAATTGAATTTATAATTATTTTTAAATCTGTAATTTTAATTTCAATTTTTTTTGCAGTAATTGGTTCAAAATTTATAATGGAAAATATCTTTGAACTTGTCTGGAAATTTGATTTTAAAGTATTAATTTACCTTGGATCTTCTATTGGTCTGGTAACTTTAATCTTAATTTTGTTAACAAATTTAAAATATCTAAATCCTAAAATATATCCTTTAATTAGAAATCAATAA
- a CDS encoding glycine cleavage T C-terminal barrel domain-containing protein has translation MSNKNFGFGTQIRKSPYFDSTVKWGATGFSVYNHMYIPRDFGNPEQNFWNLIQTAILCDVAVERQVEITGPDAYKFIQLLTPRDLSKLAIGQCKYVLITNNDGGILNDPVLLRLAENHFWLSLADSDVLLWAQGVAVNSGLNVQIKEPDVSPLQLQGPNSGEIMVKLFGEGIRELKYYWLREYDLDGIPLIVSRTGWSSELGYEIYLRDGSKGNELYEKIMEAGKTHGLQPGHTSSIRRIEGGMLSYHADADINTNPFELGLDRLVNLDADINFVGKDALKKIKQDGIKRKQIGIEIDCEPLKGPNTTFWELQKDNKIIGKVTSAVYSPRLKKNIALAMVEIQQTEIGNKFEVISNEGKFNCTVVEKPFYDPKKKIASSS, from the coding sequence ATGAGTAATAAAAACTTTGGTTTTGGTACACAAATAAGAAAATCACCATATTTTGACTCTACTGTAAAATGGGGCGCGACAGGTTTTTCAGTTTATAACCACATGTATATCCCAAGAGATTTTGGAAATCCTGAACAGAATTTTTGGAACCTAATTCAAACAGCTATTCTTTGCGATGTTGCTGTTGAAAGACAAGTGGAAATAACAGGTCCTGATGCTTATAAATTTATACAATTGCTTACACCCAGAGATTTATCAAAACTTGCAATTGGTCAATGTAAATACGTATTAATCACTAATAATGATGGTGGTATATTAAATGATCCAGTTTTATTAAGACTAGCTGAAAATCATTTTTGGTTATCCCTTGCTGATAGTGATGTTTTGTTATGGGCACAAGGCGTTGCTGTTAACTCAGGTTTAAATGTTCAAATCAAAGAACCAGATGTCTCTCCCTTACAATTACAGGGTCCTAACTCAGGAGAAATCATGGTTAAATTATTTGGAGAAGGTATTAGGGAATTAAAATATTATTGGTTAAGAGAATACGATCTAGATGGTATTCCATTAATAGTTTCAAGAACTGGTTGGTCAAGTGAACTGGGTTATGAAATATATCTAAGAGACGGATCAAAAGGTAATGAATTATATGAAAAAATTATGGAGGCTGGAAAAACACATGGTCTTCAGCCAGGTCATACATCATCAATAAGAAGAATTGAAGGTGGAATGTTATCTTACCATGCAGATGCTGACATAAATACCAACCCATTCGAACTGGGATTAGACCGACTTGTAAATTTAGATGCAGATATAAATTTTGTAGGTAAAGATGCATTAAAAAAAATTAAACAAGATGGCATTAAAAGAAAACAAATTGGTATTGAAATTGATTGTGAACCTTTAAAAGGACCTAACACTACATTTTGGGAGTTACAAAAAGATAATAAAATAATTGGTAAAGTTACTTCAGCTGTTTACTCTCCAAGACTTAAAAAGAATATTGCTTTAGCAATGGTTGAAATTCAACAAACAGAAATAGGTAATAAATTTGAAGTAATTTCTAATGAAGGTAAATTTAATTGTACTGTTGTTGAAAAACCTTTTTACGATCCAAAAAAGAAAATTGCTAGTAGCAGTTAA
- a CDS encoding cytochrome b, with product MHLNNTLTEYGVFSKLLHWLSAILLFIQIPLGFYLVDLDFGEERITFENIHIILGLTIFYLVIIRLIKNIINPTPKVDASIFKGQKFLAKMNHVLLYVTILSISISGILKKLFNGETLIIFFKKIKLNDNFELAEIFYDVHVFSNYLIITLIALHVLAVIIHKFFFNDNLLKKIT from the coding sequence ATGCATCTAAATAATACCCTAACAGAGTATGGTGTTTTTTCAAAGTTGCTACATTGGCTCAGCGCAATTTTACTTTTTATCCAAATTCCCTTAGGTTTTTATCTAGTGGATTTAGATTTTGGTGAGGAGAGAATTACATTTGAAAATATACATATAATATTAGGTCTAACCATATTTTATTTAGTTATCATTAGACTAATTAAAAATATTATTAACCCCACACCAAAAGTAGATGCAAGTATTTTTAAAGGACAAAAGTTTTTAGCAAAAATGAATCACGTATTATTATATGTGACTATTTTATCCATCTCAATTTCAGGAATTTTAAAAAAACTATTCAATGGAGAAACTTTAATAATATTTTTTAAAAAAATTAAATTAAATGATAATTTTGAATTAGCCGAAATATTTTACGATGTACATGTCTTTTCAAATTATTTAATTATAACTTTAATAGCTTTACATGTATTAGCTGTTATTATTCATAAATTTTTTTTTAATGACAATTTATTGAAAAAAATTACTTAG
- the aceA gene encoding isocitrate lyase, with the protein MSAENISYDLKRFAGIKRDYTEEEVERLRGSIKIEYSMCKMQSQKLWKLLNTESYINTLGSLSGNHAVQHAKAGLKAIYLSGWQVAADANSAGEMYPDQSLYPYDSAPKLVESMNNALVRADQIQHMELKDGDMKEENKVDYMLPIIADGEAGFGGPLNVFELAKKFIKAGAAGVHFEDQLASEKKCGHMGGKVLVPTGTMIKNLKAARLAADIANVPLIILARTDANAAKLITNDHDENDKPFLTGERSPEGFFYVKQGIDQAISRGLAYAPYSDLIWCETATPNLEEAKKFADAVHEKFPGKLLAYNCSPSFNWKKHLNDDEIASFQQEISKMGYKFQFITLAGFHTQNIAIFELAEKYKKEGMTAYSRIQEQEFLREKDGYTSVKHQREVGTSYFDSVSNTISSGTSSTTAMEGSTESEQF; encoded by the coding sequence ATGAGCGCAGAAAATATCTCATACGACTTAAAAAGATTTGCTGGAATTAAACGTGATTATACTGAAGAAGAAGTTGAAAGATTAAGAGGTTCAATCAAAATTGAATATTCAATGTGTAAAATGCAATCACAAAAGCTTTGGAAATTATTAAATACAGAATCTTATATTAATACACTTGGATCTTTATCTGGTAATCACGCTGTGCAACATGCTAAAGCTGGGTTAAAAGCAATTTATTTAAGTGGATGGCAAGTAGCAGCAGATGCAAATAGTGCTGGAGAAATGTATCCTGATCAATCTTTGTATCCTTATGATAGTGCACCAAAATTAGTTGAATCCATGAATAATGCATTAGTTAGAGCAGATCAAATTCAACACATGGAACTTAAAGATGGTGATATGAAAGAAGAAAATAAAGTTGATTACATGTTACCAATTATTGCTGACGGTGAAGCAGGTTTTGGTGGACCTTTAAATGTATTTGAACTTGCAAAAAAATTCATCAAAGCAGGTGCTGCTGGTGTTCATTTTGAAGATCAACTAGCTAGTGAAAAAAAATGTGGTCATATGGGTGGTAAAGTTTTAGTTCCAACTGGAACTATGATTAAAAATCTAAAGGCTGCAAGATTAGCTGCAGACATTGCTAATGTTCCACTTATTATTTTAGCTAGAACAGATGCAAATGCTGCAAAACTAATTACTAATGATCATGATGAAAATGATAAACCATTTTTAACAGGTGAAAGATCACCAGAAGGTTTCTTTTATGTAAAACAAGGAATTGATCAAGCAATATCTAGAGGCCTTGCTTATGCTCCATATTCAGATTTGATTTGGTGTGAAACGGCGACACCAAATTTAGAAGAAGCTAAAAAATTTGCTGATGCAGTTCATGAAAAATTTCCTGGAAAGTTATTAGCATACAATTGTTCTCCATCATTTAATTGGAAAAAGCATTTAAATGATGATGAAATTGCTTCTTTCCAACAAGAGATTTCCAAAATGGGATATAAATTCCAATTTATAACTTTAGCTGGTTTTCATACACAAAATATTGCAATTTTTGAACTTGCAGAAAAATATAAAAAAGAAGGTATGACTGCTTACTCTAGAATTCAAGAACAGGAATTCTTAAGAGAAAAAGATGGCTATACTAGCGTTAAGCACCAAAGAGAGGTTGGAACTTCATATTTTGACTCTGTATCAAATACTATTAGCAGTGGCACAAGTTCTACTACTGCAATGGAAGGTTCAACTGAATCTGAACAATTTTAA
- a CDS encoding cytochrome c: MHDLFKHIKIIIKILLLSLCGIFVTTAGNSEQSSEEIIKNRKALFSKNYNTAKKVQSLSSSGDFDDAKILMLEMSENYKNLKEMFPDNSKEGFKTGSLPIIWEEKDAFDALMLKASDDMIKLASTIEETDNVRGTIGKLMWSNCKACHSRYRAPH; this comes from the coding sequence ATGCATGATTTATTTAAACATATAAAAATAATTATTAAAATATTATTATTGTCATTATGTGGTATTTTTGTGACTACAGCGGGTAACTCTGAACAAAGTTCTGAGGAAATAATTAAGAATAGAAAAGCTTTATTTAGTAAAAATTATAATACAGCTAAAAAAGTTCAATCACTCTCATCAAGTGGTGATTTTGATGATGCAAAGATATTAATGTTAGAGATGAGTGAAAATTATAAAAATTTAAAAGAAATGTTTCCAGATAACTCTAAAGAGGGATTTAAGACCGGTTCTTTGCCAATTATTTGGGAAGAAAAAGATGCTTTTGATGCTTTAATGCTAAAAGCATCTGATGATATGATAAAACTTGCTTCGACAATTGAAGAAACAGATAATGTTAGAGGCACAATTGGAAAATTAATGTGGAGTAATTGTAAAGCTTGCCACAGTAGGTATCGAGCACCACATTAA
- a CDS encoding ABC transporter permease, translated as MKFNILAFKAIYFHEMDRFRRTLLQSLLSPVLSTSLYFIVFGSVIGGYVENIDGISYGSYIVPGLLMLTLLTQSISNTSFGIFFPKFNGTIYEILAAPISTLEIVLAFVGAGATKTLIVGVVIFITATFFVEVEVKYPLLMIFLLLLVAFTFALFGFLIGLMSSNFEQMSIIPTLVITPMVFLGGSLYSLDMLPPFWQTITYFNPVVYLINGLRFAFYGVSDFNIWISISSMVLFLIICITVVSVLLKKGYNIKS; from the coding sequence ATGAAATTTAATATTCTTGCGTTTAAAGCAATTTATTTTCATGAGATGGATAGATTTCGAAGAACTTTATTACAGTCTTTGTTGTCACCAGTTTTATCTACATCTTTATATTTTATAGTCTTTGGTTCTGTGATTGGTGGTTATGTTGAAAATATTGATGGTATAAGTTATGGATCTTATATTGTTCCAGGATTATTGATGTTAACGCTATTAACTCAATCAATTAGTAATACTTCATTTGGAATTTTCTTCCCAAAATTTAATGGAACTATTTATGAAATATTGGCAGCACCAATCTCTACTCTTGAAATTGTTCTTGCATTTGTTGGTGCTGGTGCAACTAAAACTTTAATAGTTGGAGTTGTAATTTTTATAACAGCAACCTTTTTTGTTGAAGTTGAAGTTAAATACCCATTATTAATGATTTTCCTATTATTATTAGTTGCTTTTACATTTGCTTTATTTGGTTTTCTAATTGGTTTGATGAGTTCTAACTTTGAACAAATGTCAATCATACCAACATTGGTTATCACCCCAATGGTATTTTTAGGTGGAAGCCTTTATTCTTTAGATATGTTGCCACCATTTTGGCAAACAATCACATACTTTAATCCAGTAGTTTATTTGATTAATGGGCTTAGATTTGCATTTTATGGCGTATCTGACTTTAATATATGGATCAGCATTAGCTCTATGGTTTTGTTCTTAATTATTTGTATAACTGTTGTCTCAGTCCTTCTTAAAAAAGGTTATAATATTAAATCTTAA
- a CDS encoding ABC transporter ATP-binding protein: MSVLLKLNKVNLKYKTGKDNIRVLKDVNLTTKKKETISIVGESGSGKTSLIMLIGGLEKATSGKIFFQNHELTKLSEDEVSEIRRKNIGIIFQSFYLIPNYTAVENVALTLELNKFKNPEKESKILLDRFGLSHRFNNLPSQLSGGEQQRVAIARAIAMKPELILADEPTGNLDTENSIMISDVLFKYVKEEGSSLIMVTHDPKLANKAKRKIKIKDGKIR, from the coding sequence ATGAGCGTTCTTCTTAAATTAAATAAGGTAAATCTTAAATACAAAACTGGTAAAGATAATATCAGAGTTTTAAAAGATGTTAACTTAACTACTAAGAAAAAAGAGACAATTTCTATTGTTGGAGAAAGTGGATCGGGAAAAACTAGTCTTATAATGTTAATTGGAGGTTTAGAAAAAGCTACTTCTGGAAAAATTTTTTTTCAAAATCATGAACTTACAAAATTAAGTGAAGATGAAGTCTCTGAAATAAGAAGAAAAAATATTGGAATTATATTCCAGTCATTTTATTTAATCCCAAATTATACAGCAGTTGAAAACGTTGCATTAACACTTGAACTAAATAAATTCAAAAACCCTGAAAAAGAGTCAAAAATATTATTAGATAGATTTGGTCTTAGCCATCGATTTAATAATTTACCGAGCCAACTTTCAGGAGGAGAACAACAAAGAGTTGCTATAGCTCGAGCTATTGCAATGAAACCAGAATTAATCTTAGCAGATGAGCCTACCGGAAATTTAGATACTGAAAATTCTATAATGATTTCTGATGTATTATTTAAATATGTGAAAGAAGAAGGTTCATCACTAATTATGGTAACACATGATCCAAAATTAGCAAATAAAGCAAAACGAAAAATTAAAATTAAAGATGGAAAAATTAGATAA
- a CDS encoding helix-turn-helix domain-containing protein, with protein sequence MSQLDLKIGPKIKAFRRQLGLQANKLAEDLSISPSYLNLIESGKRKIDGDLLLKVCEKLNIELSHLTSKTDINLQNTISEILDDKLFEDLDILGPEVKDLVSTNPKIGKAIVRLGDILKEKDHELFDKVEKISGKIVDNRKNSFPGEVISDFLQQNKNYFPKLEDFANKVFDKIQKNNRTRYIALCEYLNSEYSIKVNDVIPEENKPFSKIFKKNKKELLLSDYSSLETKKLHAAAQIAQEGASDEIEEYLSTFSFPSEESKKLTKVALLNYCGAAILMPYKFFHSECKKLKYDLELLQNTFATSFEQVAHRVTCLQDPKLPGIPFHFLRVDMAGNISKRFSLSGIDIPRYGGACPRWNVYSALTRPGVIQAAVSKMTNGEKYVCIARTVEKGIGRFGQAKSILSIGLGCEAKYAKDFVYTENVNINDKSTEIPIGVSCRTCDRLDCSQRAFPPLHKKFDVDLNTRGVSVYVSDNNS encoded by the coding sequence ATGAGTCAATTAGATTTAAAAATAGGGCCAAAAATCAAAGCTTTTAGAAGGCAATTAGGTTTACAAGCTAATAAATTAGCTGAAGATTTGAGCATTTCTCCAAGTTATTTAAACTTAATAGAGAGTGGTAAGCGTAAAATTGATGGCGATCTTTTATTAAAAGTATGTGAAAAACTTAATATTGAACTCTCTCATCTTACTTCTAAAACAGATATTAATTTACAAAATACTATTTCTGAAATCTTAGATGATAAATTATTTGAAGACCTAGATATTTTAGGACCAGAAGTAAAAGATTTAGTAAGCACCAATCCAAAGATTGGAAAAGCTATTGTTAGATTAGGTGATATTTTAAAAGAAAAGGATCACGAACTATTTGATAAAGTAGAAAAAATTTCTGGAAAGATAGTTGATAATAGAAAAAATTCATTTCCTGGAGAAGTAATTTCAGATTTTTTACAACAAAATAAAAATTATTTTCCAAAATTAGAAGACTTTGCAAATAAAGTTTTTGATAAAATTCAAAAAAATAATCGAACAAGATATATTGCTCTTTGTGAATATTTAAATTCAGAATATTCAATTAAAGTAAATGATGTAATTCCTGAGGAAAATAAACCTTTTTCTAAAATATTTAAAAAAAATAAAAAAGAACTTTTATTAAGTGATTATAGTTCATTGGAGACAAAAAAATTACATGCTGCAGCCCAAATAGCACAAGAGGGAGCCAGTGATGAAATTGAAGAATATTTATCAACATTTAGCTTTCCATCTGAAGAGTCAAAAAAATTAACAAAAGTTGCATTACTAAATTATTGTGGTGCAGCAATTTTAATGCCTTATAAATTTTTTCATTCAGAGTGTAAAAAACTAAAATATGATTTAGAGCTGCTACAAAATACTTTTGCTACCTCATTTGAACAAGTTGCACATAGAGTAACGTGCCTGCAAGATCCAAAACTTCCAGGAATCCCTTTTCATTTTTTAAGAGTAGATATGGCAGGAAATATATCAAAAAGATTTTCTTTATCAGGTATTGATATACCTAGATATGGAGGAGCATGCCCTAGGTGGAATGTTTACTCTGCTCTAACTAGACCAGGAGTTATCCAAGCTGCAGTAAGTAAAATGACCAATGGTGAAAAATATGTTTGCATTGCAAGAACAGTTGAAAAAGGTATAGGAAGATTTGGACAAGCAAAAAGCATATTGTCTATTGGTCTTGGTTGTGAGGCTAAATATGCTAAGGATTTTGTTTATACCGAAAATGTAAATATTAATGATAAATCAACAGAAATCCCAATTGGTGTATCTTGTAGAACTTGTGATAGATTAGATTGTTCACAAAGAGCATTCCCACCATTACATAAAAAATTTGATGTAGATTTAAACACAAGGGGAGTTTCTGTTTATGTTAGTGACAATAATTCTTAG